From Chaetodon auriga isolate fChaAug3 chromosome 10, fChaAug3.hap1, whole genome shotgun sequence, a single genomic window includes:
- the LOC143327101 gene encoding espin-like protein → MTEDDLNRIEKQIENLQVMHKVSEVEKELEELERQLHQLLPVSAALNQGHFSVNPKQVHGQAEDLPAWCSKISTLLKSMAILLATLGGKEIDILDLICPGYSQEEARDVSTGQSEPAGSFGTGFIGRSQSFSTREDVEKEIKQCGVSVKNLKANYEIQNQSHSADNKTNRVYKRKRSLPVVSESSYHPETVCEDAVPCSSAEVFQSHTNGDLPSVEESVLPLVEEPVIIASHAPQMYVPSEVMAPTNIEQFNQVLSADPILNNDHLTRSLEVQTDLSYVQECIEMRKERIVFLFLEHWRKYTISESYRTKYTGRKGNHLDIGWEDYNQFSAQIGGEMQSEDDKLLLFMKSKQVVGNLIGHWRTIMSQVPTRQIRRLSRAQMIYWPEHFLPHINGSPVSYESLTLDLFMLGYFQLLEMNMSRSERKFRHLLCYEMFDRLGSHKWEVIRQFHKEVMEDIEKGKRDWADGFEDIKLKYFGDSNDGGGVMTASLRSMSPDMNIMPSQESPPPPPSHPPPPPPPTHPAPPPPIPQSTFLPAPQLDVSPSSPPAASKNSVYDNGQCMEQRTQKDLLENNAQGDLKTTEQIPSNEAAVSNGNSSEKDHIQSLTTETVQHTDATAKADTLQITTEHSEPEPVKDVPPVTVKIIEEPHVDKPPPRDEHNENSIKVIYELKEFSNEEIIRYIDRSFAFWKEKEAELFDI, encoded by the coding sequence ATGACAGAGGACGACCTAAACCGAATTGAGAAACAAATTGAGAACCTGCAGGTGATGCATAAGGTCTCAGAAGTCGAGAAGGAGCTTGAAGAACTGGAGCGGCAGCTTCACCAGCTCCTACCAGTTTCTGCTGCACTCAATCAAGGGCACTTCTCAGTCAATCCAAAACAAGTACATGGCCAAGCTGAAGATCTCCCAGCCTGGTGCAGCAAGATTTCTACCCTGCTCAAGAGTATGGCCATTCTTCTTGCCACCCTTGGGGGGAAAGAGATAGACATCTTGGATCTTATATGTCCTGGATATTCTCAAGAAGAGGCAAGGGATGTGAGCACCGGTCAGTCCGAACCAGCAGGATCATTTGGCACTGGATTCATTGGACGGTCTCAGTCCTTCTCAACAAGGGAGGATGTGGAGAAGGAAATAAAGCAGTGTGGAGTTTCAGTGAAGAACCTCAAGGCCAATTATGAAATTCAGAATCAGTCACACTCAGCAGATAACAAAACAAATCGAGTGTACAAACGCAAGAGGTCACTCCCTGTGGTAAGTGAGTCTAGTTATCATCCAGAGACAGTTTGTGAGGATGCTGTCCCTTGTTCCTCTGCTGAGGTGTTTCAGTCCCATACCAATGGAGATTTACCTTCAGTGGAGGAATCAGTCTTACCACTTGTTGAAGAGCCAGTTATTATCGCATCTCATGCTCCTCAGATGTATGTGCCCTCTGAAGTAATGGCACCAACTAACATTGAACAGTTCAACCAGGTTCTTTCTGCAGACCCCATTTTAAATAATGATCACCTAACAAGAAGTTTAGAGGTACAGACAGATCTAAGCTACGTTCAGGAATGcattgaaatgaggaaagagAGAATTGTGTTCCTGTTCCTTGAGCACTGGCGGAAGTACACAATCTCTGAATCTTATCGGACTAAATATACTGGCAGGAAAGGAAACCATTTAGACATAGGCTGGGAGGATTACAACCAATTTAGTGCACAGATAGGTGGGGAGATGCAGAGTGAAGATGACAAACTGCTCCTTTTCATGAAGTCAAAGCAGGTAGTAGGGAATCTAATTGGTCACTGGAGGACAATCATGAGCCAAGTGCCCACACGCCAGATCCGCAGGCTCAGTCGTGCCCAGATGATCTATTGGCCAGAGCACTTCTTGCCACATATCAATGGGTCACCTGTGAGCTACGAAAGCCTAACCCTCGACCTCTTCATGCTTGGATACTTCCAGTTGCTGGAAATGAACATGTCACGCAGTGAGCGCAAATTCCGCCACCTCTTGTGCTATGAGATGTTTGACCGTCTTGGTAGCCATAAATGGGAGGTCATAAGGCAGTTTCACAAGGAGGTCATGGAGGACATTGAGAAAGGGAAGCGAGACTGGGCAGATGGCTTTGAAGACATAAAACTCAAGTATTTTGGAGACTCTAATGATGGGGGAGGTGTGATGACTGCTTCTCTACGTTCCATGTCTCCTGATATGAACATTATGCCATCACAGGAgtcaccccctcccccaccttctcatcctccacctccaccaccacctacCCATCCTGCACCCCCACCTCCAATTCCACAGTCTACTTTCCTACCAGCCCCACAATTAGATGTTTCTCCATCATCACCACCTGCAGCATCCAAGAATAGTGTATACGACAATGGCCAGTGTATGGAGCAGAGGACCCAGAAGGACCTATTGGAGAACAATGCTCAGGGGGATCTAAAAACCACTGAGCAGATCCCATCCAATGAGGCAGCTGTTTCTAATGGGAACAGTTCAGAGAAGGACCATATACAAAGCTTGACAACTGAAACTGTACAACACACTGACGCAACAGCAAAAGCTGACACACTTCAGATCACAACAGAACactctgaaccagaaccagtGAAAGATGTTCCACCTGTTACTGTTAAAATCATAGAGGAGCCTCATGTTGATAAACCTCCACCCAGAGATGAACATAATGAAAACTCCATTAAAGTGATCTATGAGCTAAAAGAGTTCAGCAACGAGGAGATCATCAGATACATTGACCGAAGTTTTGCtttttggaaagaaaaggaagccGAGCTTTTTGATATCTAA